One region of Babylonia areolata isolate BAREFJ2019XMU chromosome 29, ASM4173473v1, whole genome shotgun sequence genomic DNA includes:
- the LOC143274747 gene encoding uncharacterized protein LOC143274747 gives MATVPQMSGFHIGPFTTQFDSPASLPTPPQPPPLPSATSTAATRSEEGPAPYPPYREDPQPYPFHYAPSLPEGDLNQPLDLSVSRGIMSAHLKRPAEEGGGGGEGEDGEGGEGRVGKRARAGDLVDLASHTGFSPLAFEENRNLTVASSFHDYYAQKYSALPFCSSSSSSSSYSSQDNAQADASSSSLSQHFHSTSSSSSSSSSSSSSASPAQALGRGLTPYYQAVLEKPLYGSEPTSATGSITSAVCSTDGGEMQQQQQQQQELHQESSSATKISLGLPIPHNSVFTRSVSPLFQQSWHHSPVSVSSLAHPALFHTARSPVPPHLHQDLFQPSVLHSSPSPSTSTSSSSSSSSSGGLQQGGLLLSSSISAASPLHDPLHLPPPPPPLPPSSLSAHSQHGLLPPPLPPPPSSSQLHVLQSPGLYDSLAASQQQQGHSSSSSSSSSSSVLPSPPTKSMMLPFSHEDALSSPASSSSPAETTRPVEQSVLPPSSVSNSNNSLSSPQQKAEQQQQQPPPSQSSPSSLNSKASPRPFHRPFEDSPSPRSSPFTVPPAPSQRDGNVAMETDGCWRKSSIAVCSSVTVSSTTSSESVCSSDQAAHVSTTDVRQSQAEWAEAESSSAAAAAASNSNRGEAKEKRKDVPQFSTPTYYPARDNRPTPNTDTSPKELHAPFINTTKSSSPSMRPEVSCTSSSGPSNSKSNKTKTNPIQDNAVLSSTTIGLEPSRLPKALKGRGRRVEAQPMKIVGTTPLARIREERARQEAKARQEMLREFMARRQEYHKAFAAQEGQSDSSGDSSREASPKTSSDALGRGRSPQAISGNSPRSADAKPTASSTDIESEGEPSLSSSKTSSDEEMVPTTSRGGLSSQHGADNVDDRKTGPQTSHAAGVEEGASPESSLDRSSADEGGAGPSKEQPSPSSSRSSGKKKTVGGPPIPPDPNLKMSPLDYLISKVLVERIDVPFKPENREIRAIYTGAKKGRLTLVDLIELQVEASLKA, from the coding sequence ATGGCCACCGTGCCGCAAATGAGCGGCTTCCACATAGGCCCCTTCACCACCCAGTTTGATTCTCCGGCTTCACTCCCAAccccgccacaaccaccaccactaccatctgcAACATCGACAGCAGCTACACGATCTGAAGAAGGTCCTGCTCCTTATCCTCCCTACAGGGAGGACCCCCAGCCCTACCCTTTCCACTACGCGCCCTCCCTGCCCGAAGGGGATTTGAACCAACCGCTGGATCTGAGCGTGTCGCGTGGTATTATGTCAGCCCACTTGAAGAGACCcgctgaagaaggaggaggaggaggggagggagaagatggagaaggtgGCGAAGGAAGAGTTGGGAAGCGCGCCCGTGCTGGTGATCTTGTTGACCTCGCTTCTCATACCGGGTTCTCTCCCCTGGCGTTCGAGGAGAACCGCAACCTGACGGTGGCGTCCTCTTTCCACGATTACTACGCCCAGAAGTACTCTGCCCTgcccttctgctcctcctcctcctcctcctcctcctactcctcccagGACAACGCACAAGCagatgcttcttcttcctctctctcgcaaCACTTCCAttctacctcctcttcctcctcctcctcttcttcttcttcttcttctgcttctcccgCGCAGGCTCTGGGAAGGGGCCTGACGCCCTATTACCAAGCTGTCTTGGAGAAACCCCTCTACGGATCTGAACCCACCAGTGCCACCGGTTCCATCACCAGCGCGGTTTGTAGTACCGATGGTGGcgagatgcagcagcagcagcagcagcagcaagagctgCATCAGGAATCGTCGTCGGCGACCAAGATCAGCCTGGGTCTGCCCATCCCCCACAACTCTGTGTTCACGAGATCCGTGTCTCCGCTGTTCCAGCAGAGCTGGCACCActcgcctgtgtctgtgtcctccCTTGCGCACCCCGCCCTCTTCCACACGGCCcgttcccccgtccccccgcacctccaccaGGACCTCTTCCAGCCCTCCGTCctgcactcctccccctccccctccacctccacctcctcctcttcctcctcctcctcctcaggggGGCTCCAGCAAGGGGGGCTACTACTGTCTTCCTCGATCTCCGCCGCCTCTCCTCTGCACGACCCCCTccacctacctcctcctcctcctcctctccctccctcctcgctctctgCCCACTCCCAGCACGGCCttctcccaccaccactaccaccaccgccctcctcctcccagcTGCACGTGCTTCAGTCTCCCGGCCTTTATGACTCCCTTGCTgcttcccaacaacaacaaggacacagcagcagcagcagcagcagcagcagcagcagcgttctCCCGTCTCCCCCTACAAAGAGCATGATGCTCCCTTTTTCTCATGAGGACGCGCTGTCTTCTCCtgcttcatcatcttctcctgcAGAGACTACGCGCCCCGTCGAGCAGAGcgttctgcccccttcctccgtcagcaacagcaacaacagtctgTCTTCCCCGCAACAGAAggcggagcagcagcagcagcagcctcctCCGAGCCAGAGCTCTCCTTCCAGCCTGAACAGCAAGGCGTCACCAAGACCGTTCCACCGACCGTTTGAAGACAGCCCTTCACCACGTTCGTCTCCCTTCACAGTCCCGCCGGCTCCCAGCCAAAGGGATGGTAACGTCGCCATGGAGACGGATGGCTGCTGGCGTAAAAGTAGTATAGCAGTATGTTCATCAGTCACTGtatcctccaccacctcttccgaGTCGGTCTGTTCGTCAGATCAGGCTGCTCACGTATCCACAACGGACGTGCGGCAAAGCCAGGCGGAATGGGCAGAGGCAGAGTCgtcgtctgctgctgctgctgctgcttctaattCTAATCGAGGTGAGGCCAAAGAAAAACGGAAGGATGTCCCGCAGTTTTCAACACCGACGTATTACCCTGCACGGGACAACCGTCCCACTCCCAACACCGACACCTCACCCAAAGAACTCCACGCACccttcatcaacaccaccaaatCATCATCGCCGTCGATGCGCCCAGAAGTAAGCTGTACAAGCTCCAGCGGTCCCAGCAACAGCAAGTCCAACAAAACGAAGACGAACCCGATCCAAGATAACGCTGTCCTCTCATCCACGACCATCGGGTTGGAACCTTCTCGTCTCCCCAAAGCCCTCAAGGGccggggaaggagggtggaggctCAGCCAATGAAGATCGTGGGCACAACGCCTCTGGCCAGGATCCGAGAAGAGCGCGCCAGGCAGGAAGCCAAGGCCCGGCAGGAGATGCTGAGGGAGTTCATGGCGCGGCGCCAAGAATACCACAAGGCCTTTGCGGCACAGGAAGGCCAGTCAGACAGCTCCGGGGACAGCAGTCGGGAAGCCAGTCCCAAAACCAGCAGCGACGCCCTTGGTCGGGGCAGGAGTCCTCAAGCCATCAGTGGCAACAGCCCGAGGAGTGCTGACGCCAAGCCGACAGCGAGCAGCACCGACATCGAAAGTGAAGGAGAGCCATCGCTCAGCAGCAGCAAGACGAGCAGCGATGAAGAAATGGTCCCGACCACCAGTCGGGGGGGTCTGAGCTCTCAACACGGCGCCGACAACGTAGATGACAGGAAAACAGGTCCTCAGACGAGTCATGCCGCTGGCGTTGAAGAAGGAGCGAGTCCCGAGTCCAGCCTGGATAGGAGCAGCGCCGATGAAGGCGGTGCAGGCCCCAGCAAGGAGCAGCCATCTCCAAGCTCCTCGCGCAGTTCTGGCAAAAAGAAGACAGTAGGTGGTCCACCCATTCCCCCCGACCCCAACCTCAAGATGTCCCCCCTGGACTATCTCATCTCCAAGGTACTGGTAGAGCGAATCGACGTGCCCTTCAAGCCGGAGAACCGGGAGATCCGAGCCATTTACACAGGGGCCAAGAAGGGTCGGCTGACACTGGTGGACCTGATAGAGCTTCAGGTGGAAGCCAGTCTGAAGGCTTGA